Proteins from a single region of Balaenoptera acutorostrata chromosome 16, mBalAcu1.1, whole genome shotgun sequence:
- the NEUROG3 gene encoding neurogenin-3, with protein sequence MTPHPSCAPAVQVTHETEQPFPGASDDEVTCVASAPPSPTRLQGNCAETEGGGCRGSSRKLRARRGGRSRPKSELALSKQRRSRRKKANDRERNRMHNLNSALDALRGVLPTFPDDAKLTKIETLRFAHNYIWALTQTLRIADHSLYGLESLAPPCEELASPDGGSPGDWGSLYSPVSQAGSLSPAASLEERPGLQAPASPACLHPGALAFSDFL encoded by the coding sequence ATGACGCCTCATCCCTCGTGTGCGCCAGCTGTCCAAGTGACCCACGAGACGGAGCAGCCCTTCCCGGGCGCCTCGGACGACGAAGTGACCTGCGTCGCATCCGCTCCGCCCAGCCCCACTCGCTTGCAGGGGAACTGCGCCGAGACGGAAGGGGGCGGTTGCCGAGGGTCCTCGAGGAAGCTCCGTGCGCGACGCGGAGGGCGCAGCCGCCCCAAGAGTGAATTGGCTCTGAGCAAGCAGCGACGGAGCCGGCGCAAGAAGGCCAACGACCGCGAGCGCAATCGGATGCACAACCTCAACTCCGCTCTGGACGCGCTGCGCGGCGTCTTGCCCACCTTCCCGGACGATGCGAAGCTCACCAAGATCGAGACGCTGCGCTTCGCTCACAATTACATCTGGGCGCTGACGCAGACGCTGCGCATAGCGGACCACAGCCTCTACGGGCTGGAGTCGCTTGCGCCTCCCTGCGAGGAGCTGGCCAGCCCGGACGGCGGCTCCCCGGGAGACTGGGGTTCCCTCTATTCTCCGGTCTCCCAGGCGGGCAGCCTGAGTCCCGCCGCCTCGCTGGAGGAGCGCCCCGGGCTGCAGGCGCCTGCTTCCCCTGCCTGCCTGCACCCTGGCGCCCTGGCTTTTTCAGACTTTCTATGA